From one Comamonas piscis genomic stretch:
- the leuS gene encoding leucine--tRNA ligase, whose protein sequence is MQEKYNHSDVEAAAQSQWQAQDAYRVSEDAGKKKFYACSMLPYPSGKLHMGHVRNYTINDMLTRQLRMQGYNVLMPMGWDAFGLPAENAAIKNSVPPAQWTYDNIAYMKKQMQAMGLAIDWSREVATCDPDYYKWNQWLFLKMLDKGIAYRKTQTVNWDPVDQTVLANEQVIDGRGWRTGAPVEKREIPGYYLAITQYAQELLDHVQMGNDKATLTGWPDKVRLMQENWIGKSAGVRFAFTHNIQGADGNLIGDGKMYVFTTRADTIMGVTFCAVAAEHPLATQAAASNPALAAFIEECKKGGTTEAELAVKEKEGKPTGLFVTHPITGAQVEVWIGNYVLMSYGDGAVMGVPAHDERDFAFANKYSLPIRQVVAVEGEGPYDQQQWHDWYGDKERGVLIESGAFDGLHYKDGVQAVAKALEAKGLGELKTTWRLRDWGVSRQRYWGTPIPIIHCEDCGAQPVPEKDLPVVLPQDLVPDGSGNPLIKSEAFHAGVVCPCCGKPARRETDTMDTFVDSSWYFMRYCDAKNSEKMVADGADYWMPMDQYIGGIEHAILHLLYARFWTKVMRDLGLVKVDEPFTKLLTQGMVLNHIYSRRTAKGGKEYFWPKDVDQVMDETGKVVGAKLKIAVDSADGLLPEGTAIDYEGVGTMSKSKNNGVDPQDLIEKYGADTARLYTMFTAPPELTLEWNESAVEGSYRFLRRVYNFGSKLHAPEFDTARAQAASAGSAAFGKEAKALRLEIHTVLKQVAYDYSRMQYNTVVSGAMKMINALEDFKAIDSEGGRAALVEGFGILLRALYPATPHLTQVLWDALGYQQAMGGLLDAAWPEVDAQALVQDEIELMLQVNGKLRGSIVVAAGADKATIEAAALANEDFHKIANGAVPKKVIIVPGRLVNVVV, encoded by the coding sequence ATGCAAGAAAAATACAACCACTCCGACGTAGAAGCCGCCGCGCAAAGCCAGTGGCAAGCCCAAGATGCCTACCGCGTGTCCGAGGACGCGGGCAAGAAAAAGTTCTACGCCTGCTCCATGCTGCCCTACCCCAGCGGCAAGCTGCACATGGGCCATGTGCGCAACTACACGATCAACGACATGCTCACGCGCCAGCTGCGCATGCAGGGCTACAACGTGCTGATGCCCATGGGCTGGGATGCCTTTGGTCTGCCGGCCGAGAACGCCGCGATCAAGAACAGCGTGCCGCCTGCGCAGTGGACCTACGACAACATCGCCTACATGAAGAAGCAGATGCAGGCGATGGGTCTGGCGATCGACTGGAGCCGCGAGGTAGCGACCTGCGACCCCGACTACTACAAGTGGAACCAGTGGCTGTTCCTCAAGATGCTGGACAAGGGCATTGCCTACCGCAAGACCCAGACCGTGAATTGGGACCCGGTGGACCAGACCGTGCTGGCCAATGAGCAGGTGATCGACGGCCGCGGCTGGCGCACCGGCGCACCGGTAGAGAAGCGCGAGATCCCCGGCTACTACCTGGCCATCACCCAGTATGCCCAAGAGCTGCTGGACCATGTACAGATGGGCAACGACAAGGCAACCCTGACCGGCTGGCCCGACAAGGTGCGCCTGATGCAGGAGAACTGGATCGGCAAGAGCGCCGGTGTGCGCTTTGCGTTTACGCACAACATCCAGGGCGCCGATGGCAACCTGATCGGTGACGGCAAGATGTATGTCTTCACCACCCGCGCCGACACCATCATGGGTGTGACCTTCTGCGCCGTGGCCGCTGAGCACCCACTGGCCACGCAGGCCGCCGCCTCCAACCCCGCGCTGGCTGCCTTTATCGAAGAATGCAAAAAGGGCGGAACCACCGAGGCCGAACTCGCCGTCAAGGAAAAGGAAGGCAAGCCCACGGGCCTGTTCGTCACCCACCCGATCACCGGCGCCCAAGTCGAGGTCTGGATCGGCAACTATGTGCTTATGAGCTATGGCGATGGCGCCGTGATGGGCGTGCCTGCCCATGACGAGCGCGACTTTGCGTTTGCCAACAAGTACAGCCTGCCGATCCGCCAGGTGGTGGCCGTCGAGGGCGAAGGCCCCTACGACCAGCAGCAATGGCATGACTGGTATGGCGACAAGGAGCGCGGCGTTCTCATCGAATCCGGCGCCTTTGATGGCCTGCATTACAAGGATGGCGTTCAAGCGGTGGCCAAGGCCCTCGAAGCCAAGGGCCTGGGCGAGCTGAAAACCACCTGGCGCCTGCGCGATTGGGGCGTGAGCCGCCAGCGCTACTGGGGCACCCCTATCCCGATCATCCACTGCGAAGACTGCGGCGCCCAACCCGTGCCCGAGAAGGACCTGCCGGTCGTGCTGCCCCAGGACCTGGTGCCCGATGGCTCCGGCAACCCGCTGATCAAGAGCGAAGCCTTCCACGCTGGCGTCGTCTGCCCTTGCTGCGGCAAGCCGGCCCGCCGCGAGACCGACACCATGGACACCTTTGTGGATTCGTCCTGGTACTTCATGCGCTATTGCGATGCCAAGAACAGCGAGAAGATGGTCGCCGACGGCGCCGACTACTGGATGCCGATGGACCAGTACATCGGTGGCATCGAGCACGCGATCCTGCACTTGCTGTACGCCCGCTTCTGGACCAAGGTCATGCGTGACCTGGGCCTGGTGAAGGTCGATGAGCCCTTCACCAAGCTGCTGACCCAAGGCATGGTGCTTAACCACATCTACAGCCGCCGCACCGCCAAGGGTGGCAAGGAATACTTCTGGCCCAAGGATGTGGATCAGGTGATGGACGAGACCGGCAAGGTCGTCGGCGCCAAGCTCAAGATCGCCGTGGACAGCGCCGATGGCCTGTTGCCCGAAGGCACCGCGATCGACTACGAGGGCGTGGGCACCATGTCCAAGTCCAAGAACAACGGTGTCGATCCGCAGGACCTGATCGAGAAGTACGGCGCTGATACCGCGCGTCTGTACACCATGTTCACCGCGCCACCCGAGCTGACCCTGGAGTGGAACGAGTCGGCCGTCGAAGGCAGCTACCGCTTCCTGCGCCGCGTCTACAACTTTGGCAGCAAGCTGCATGCGCCGGAGTTTGACACGGCACGCGCCCAAGCGGCCAGCGCTGGCAGCGCCGCCTTTGGCAAGGAAGCCAAGGCGCTGCGCCTGGAGATCCACACCGTGCTCAAGCAAGTGGCCTATGACTACAGCCGCATGCAGTACAACACGGTGGTGTCGGGCGCGATGAAGATGATCAACGCGCTGGAAGACTTCAAGGCCATCGACAGCGAAGGCGGCCGCGCCGCGCTGGTCGAAGGCTTTGGCATCTTGCTGCGTGCGCTCTACCCGGCCACGCCCCACCTCACGCAAGTGCTGTGGGATGCGCTGGGCTACCAGCAAGCCATGGGTGGCCTCTTGGATGCCGCCTGGCCCGAGGTCGATGCCCAGGCGCTGGTGCAAGACGAGATCGAGCTGATGCTGCAGGTCAACGGCAAGCTGCGCGGCTCCATCGTCGTGGCCGCCGGTGCCGACAAGGCCACCATTGAAGCGGCTGCTTTGGCCAATGAAGACTTCCACAAAATCGCCAATGGCGCGGTGCCCAAGAAAGTCATCATCGTGCCGGGCCGCCTGGTGAACGTGGTAGTCTAA
- the lptE gene encoding LPS assembly lipoprotein LptE, whose protein sequence is MQKRTLLTALASVPLLAACGFKLRGSVDFAFKSLYLNGSANSAFLKELQRHLEAAGSLQVLRDPSQATQAEAIFDDLGQRRERVVVSRNAAGEVRELQIRLITRFRVRDAKGGLYVPDSELMQYREISYVETYALSKANEEEMLYRNMQTDIVQQIVRRLAIVKTVTPTE, encoded by the coding sequence ATGCAAAAACGCACGCTGCTTACTGCCCTGGCAAGCGTGCCGCTGCTGGCGGCATGCGGCTTCAAACTGCGCGGATCGGTCGATTTCGCCTTCAAATCGCTGTATTTGAACGGCAGCGCCAATTCGGCCTTCCTCAAGGAACTGCAACGCCACCTGGAGGCTGCCGGCAGCCTGCAGGTGCTGCGCGATCCGAGCCAGGCCACGCAGGCCGAGGCCATCTTTGATGACCTGGGCCAGCGCCGCGAGCGGGTTGTCGTCTCGCGCAATGCGGCCGGCGAGGTGCGCGAGCTGCAGATCCGCCTGATCACGCGCTTTCGGGTGCGCGATGCCAAGGGCGGGCTCTATGTGCCCGACTCCGAGCTGATGCAGTACCGCGAAATCAGCTACGTGGAAACCTACGCGCTCTCGAAGGCCAACGAAGAAGAGATGCTCTACCGCAATATGCAGACCGACATCGTCCAGCAAATTGTGCGTCGCCTGGCCATCGTCAAGACCGTCACCCCCACTGAATGA
- the holA gene encoding DNA polymerase III subunit delta, with translation MQVPLNQLTAQLGKGLRSLYTVYGDEALLVQEAVDAIRAAARANGYTERNSFTVAGAHFDWSAVLAAGGSLSLFADKQIIEVRIPSGKPGKDGSTALQQLVSSSVDNDSTLTIVILPRLDKATKTGAWFAALDTNGITLQVDSIERAALPAWIAQRLQRQEQHVKAGEEGQRTLAFFADRVEGNLLAAHQEIQKLGLLYPAGELGFEQVEQAVLNVARYDVFKLSDAVLSGQVLRTERMLNGLQAEGEAEVLVHWALAEDIRAMKRVKDALRNGRPMPMALRENRVWGNKERHFERVLPRINDATVARLLHSAHAVDGIVKGLKVPEWPANGWQALHRLALQTCKACSSR, from the coding sequence ATGCAAGTGCCGTTGAACCAGTTGACTGCCCAGTTGGGCAAGGGGCTCCGGTCCCTGTATACCGTGTATGGCGATGAGGCCCTGCTGGTGCAAGAGGCCGTGGACGCCATCCGCGCCGCGGCGCGCGCCAATGGCTATACCGAGCGCAACAGCTTCACCGTTGCCGGCGCACATTTTGACTGGAGCGCGGTGCTGGCAGCCGGTGGCAGCCTGAGCCTGTTTGCCGACAAGCAGATCATTGAAGTGCGCATCCCCAGCGGCAAGCCCGGCAAGGATGGCAGCACGGCGCTGCAGCAGTTGGTCAGCAGCAGTGTGGACAACGACAGCACCCTGACCATCGTCATCCTGCCGCGCCTGGACAAGGCCACCAAAACTGGCGCCTGGTTTGCTGCGCTGGACACCAACGGCATCACCTTGCAGGTGGACAGCATCGAGCGCGCCGCGCTGCCCGCCTGGATCGCCCAGCGCCTGCAGCGGCAGGAGCAGCATGTCAAAGCCGGTGAAGAAGGCCAGCGCACCCTGGCCTTTTTTGCCGACCGGGTCGAGGGCAACCTGCTCGCCGCCCACCAAGAGATTCAGAAACTCGGCCTGCTCTACCCGGCAGGCGAGCTGGGCTTTGAGCAGGTTGAGCAGGCGGTGCTGAACGTCGCCCGCTACGACGTGTTCAAGCTCTCGGATGCCGTGCTCTCCGGCCAGGTGCTGCGCACCGAGCGCATGCTCAACGGCCTGCAGGCCGAAGGCGAGGCCGAGGTGCTGGTGCACTGGGCGCTGGCCGAGGACATCCGCGCGATGAAGCGGGTCAAGGACGCGCTGCGCAATGGCCGGCCGATGCCGATGGCCCTGCGCGAGAACCGGGTCTGGGGCAACAAGGAGCGCCATTTTGAGCGCGTGCTGCCCCGCATCAACGATGCCACCGTCGCCCGGCTGCTGCACTCGGCCCATGCGGTCGATGGCATCGTCAAGGGCCTGAAGGTGCCCGAATGGCCGGCCAATGGCTGGCAGGCGCTGCACCGCCTGGCCTTGCAAACCTGCAAGGCCTGCAGCAGCCGCTGA